The Streptomyces pactum genome contains a region encoding:
- a CDS encoding DUF4129 domain-containing protein — translation MEQGGRARRRVVPGAVVAVSVVGALAVAALALRPAEGLLHSGKGPLGHWGIVAIGSSVAWAVGVMTAVKRLRPRFDTYRAALPPGEERLREIAAPLLLVGAGAIGVLALVLHRFSRGSPQSTPPPITPVPAPTRPDPGRPLPSADSGDPAHPWSLPLYLVLGLLAAVVVVVVTVAVVRRLRRLGLRVPQRPGLPGSVTEDDDARLLLSAVRSGRRALAATGDARAAVIACYAGMEDALVASGVPRHVSDSPADLLTRAVDAGLAPGPAAPRLTALFREARYSSHPMDASHRGAAAGALEDIASLLRDREGAR, via the coding sequence ATGGAACAGGGGGGACGGGCGAGGCGGCGCGTGGTGCCCGGGGCGGTGGTCGCCGTCTCGGTGGTCGGGGCGCTGGCCGTCGCCGCGCTCGCGCTGCGGCCCGCGGAGGGACTGCTGCACTCCGGCAAGGGGCCGCTGGGCCACTGGGGCATCGTCGCCATCGGATCGTCCGTCGCCTGGGCGGTCGGAGTCATGACGGCCGTCAAGCGCCTTCGCCCCCGGTTCGACACCTACCGTGCCGCGCTGCCACCGGGCGAGGAACGGCTGCGGGAGATCGCCGCGCCGCTGCTGCTCGTCGGGGCGGGTGCCATCGGCGTCCTGGCGCTGGTCCTGCACCGGTTCTCGCGCGGCAGCCCACAATCCACCCCACCGCCGATCACCCCGGTCCCGGCCCCCACCCGGCCGGATCCGGGCAGGCCGCTGCCCAGTGCGGACTCTGGGGATCCGGCGCACCCTTGGTCCCTGCCGCTGTACCTCGTCCTCGGCCTGCTGGCCGCGGTCGTCGTCGTGGTCGTCACGGTGGCCGTGGTGCGACGGCTGCGACGGCTCGGACTCAGGGTGCCGCAGCGCCCCGGCCTCCCGGGCAGCGTGACGGAGGACGACGACGCGCGCCTGCTCCTGTCCGCCGTGCGGTCGGGCCGCCGCGCGCTGGCCGCCACCGGTGACGCCCGTGCGGCCGTCATCGCCTGCTACGCCGGGATGGAGGACGCCCTCGTCGCGTCCGGCGTGCCGCGGCACGTCTCCGACAGCCCCGCCGATCTGCTCACCCGCGCCGTCGACGCGGGCCTCGCGCCCGGCCCGGCCGCACCACGCCTCACCGCCTTGTTCCGCGAGGCCCGCTATTCCTCGCACCCGATGGACGCCTCGCACCGCGGGGCCGCGGCCGGCGCCCTGGAGGACATCGCCTCGCTGCTCCGGGACCGGGAGGGCGCGCGGTGA
- a CDS encoding AAA family ATPase — translation MTTDPTPRLRTAEQVGEQAGAVLREIGRAVVGKPDALELVMLGVLAGGHVLVEDLPGLGKTLLARSFATTLGLDFRRIQFTPDLLPSDVTGTPLYDQRTGEMVFHPGPVFTHLLLADEINRTPPKTQAALLEAMAESQVTVDGETRPLADPFLVVATANPVEYEGTYSLPEAQLDRFQLRVRMGYLTARQELAMLRARIDRAAPEAVLDRLAGPKDVVAWRAVVERVEIDDDLLEYAVALVGATRDHPQISIGASPRGGLALVQLARARAVLDGRDFVVPEDVKALAVPALAHRVSLRPELWVREVSTDDVLREIVGSVGTPTTRRTAAAVSS, via the coding sequence GTGACGACTGACCCCACGCCCCGGCTCCGCACCGCCGAACAGGTCGGCGAGCAGGCCGGCGCCGTACTGCGCGAGATAGGCCGTGCCGTGGTCGGCAAGCCGGACGCCCTCGAACTGGTGATGCTGGGCGTACTGGCCGGCGGCCACGTCCTCGTGGAGGACCTGCCGGGGCTCGGCAAGACGCTCCTCGCGCGGTCCTTCGCCACCACGCTCGGCCTGGACTTCCGCCGCATCCAGTTCACGCCCGACCTGCTGCCCTCCGACGTCACCGGAACGCCGCTGTACGACCAGCGCACCGGTGAGATGGTCTTCCACCCCGGCCCGGTCTTCACCCACCTCCTGCTCGCCGACGAGATCAACCGGACGCCGCCCAAGACCCAGGCCGCGCTGCTGGAGGCGATGGCCGAGTCGCAGGTGACCGTGGACGGCGAGACCCGACCGCTCGCCGACCCGTTCCTGGTCGTCGCGACGGCCAACCCGGTGGAGTACGAGGGCACCTACTCCCTGCCCGAGGCCCAGCTCGACCGGTTCCAGCTACGCGTCCGGATGGGCTATCTGACCGCCCGCCAGGAGCTGGCGATGCTGCGGGCCCGCATCGACCGGGCCGCGCCCGAGGCCGTGCTCGACAGGCTCGCGGGGCCGAAGGACGTCGTGGCGTGGCGGGCCGTCGTGGAGCGCGTGGAGATCGACGACGACCTGCTGGAGTACGCCGTCGCGCTCGTCGGCGCGACCCGCGACCATCCTCAGATCAGCATCGGCGCCTCGCCGCGCGGCGGACTCGCCCTGGTCCAGCTCGCCCGCGCCCGCGCCGTGCTGGACGGCCGCGACTTCGTCGTCCCGGAGGACGTCAAGGCCCTCGCGGTGCCCGCGCTGGCCCACCGGGTCTCGCTCCGGCCGGAGTTGTGGGTACGCGAGGTGTCCACGGACGATGTGCTCCGCGAGATCGTCGGCAGTGTCGGCACGCCGACGACGCGGCGTACGGCCGCCGCCGTGTCGTCGTGA
- a CDS encoding DUF58 domain-containing protein: protein MTAPAPVPPPNAAVVRALEGRTSPAQPPPPPPGGPRPGERTLRLLTVAAVALSAALLTGRAWLLALAAAPLVLLALALPRAQARRVETSVAVEPGRCFEGDTVTVRVSVAHDGDAVRLDPGVTLGPGLRLDEVVVGPSTVTLRHTALHWGRWSLGPVDLDVYDAGGTVRRTVRVAAAEVSVFPRATQARFTPIPARLPQRLGEHASPQAGEGVEVIGVGPWVPGERQRRIHWPSTTRRGSVQLHRFAAERAADTVMLLDAFGDVVDPVTGLSSLDETVRAATGLARAYLRTHDRVGVVSTGGTTRWLAPGTGDAAFYRIVESVLDVRRDRRFDASGLERVPPPALPEGALVYVFTPLSDARVLKVLRDLQARGRRPVVVEIPSGDPRVEPGDTAGELGLRLWHAERDAMRFALRDSGVPVLRHVVGESLDLALAPLRSGRVGGRGRAG from the coding sequence GTGACCGCGCCCGCTCCCGTGCCGCCGCCGAACGCCGCCGTGGTCCGCGCCCTGGAGGGGCGCACCTCCCCGGCGCAGCCGCCGCCCCCGCCGCCCGGCGGGCCGCGCCCGGGCGAGCGGACGCTGCGCCTGCTGACCGTCGCCGCCGTCGCGCTGTCCGCCGCACTGCTCACCGGGCGGGCGTGGCTGCTGGCGCTCGCGGCGGCGCCGCTGGTGCTGCTCGCGCTGGCGCTGCCCCGCGCCCAAGCCCGGCGCGTCGAGACGTCGGTGGCCGTCGAACCGGGCCGCTGCTTCGAGGGCGACACCGTCACCGTCCGCGTCTCGGTGGCCCACGACGGGGACGCCGTCCGCCTCGACCCCGGCGTCACGCTCGGCCCGGGACTGCGGCTCGACGAGGTCGTCGTCGGCCCGTCCACGGTGACGCTGCGCCACACCGCGCTGCACTGGGGCCGCTGGTCGCTCGGGCCGGTGGACCTCGACGTGTACGACGCCGGGGGCACCGTGCGCCGCACCGTGCGCGTCGCGGCGGCGGAGGTGTCCGTGTTCCCGCGCGCCACGCAGGCGAGGTTCACGCCGATCCCGGCACGGCTGCCGCAGCGGCTCGGCGAGCACGCCTCGCCGCAGGCCGGAGAGGGCGTCGAGGTCATCGGAGTGGGCCCCTGGGTGCCGGGGGAACGGCAGCGGCGCATCCACTGGCCGTCGACGACCCGGCGCGGGTCGGTGCAACTGCACCGGTTCGCGGCCGAGCGGGCCGCCGACACGGTGATGCTGCTCGACGCGTTCGGGGACGTCGTCGACCCGGTGACCGGGCTGTCGTCCCTGGACGAGACGGTGCGGGCCGCCACCGGGCTCGCCCGGGCCTACCTGCGCACCCACGACCGGGTGGGGGTCGTCTCGACCGGGGGCACCACACGCTGGCTGGCGCCGGGCACCGGGGACGCGGCGTTCTACCGCATCGTGGAGAGCGTCCTCGACGTCCGCAGGGACCGGCGGTTCGACGCCTCCGGCCTCGAACGGGTGCCGCCGCCCGCGCTGCCGGAGGGAGCGCTCGTGTACGTGTTCACCCCGCTGAGTGACGCGCGGGTGCTGAAGGTACTGCGGGACCTTCAGGCGCGGGGGCGCCGCCCGGTCGTCGTGGAGATCCCGAGCGGGGACCCGCGGGTCGAGCCCGGGGACACGGCGGGCGAGCTGGGGCTGCGGCTGTGGCACGCGGAGCGGGACGCGATGCGCTTCGCCCTGCGGGACAGCGGGGTGCCGGTGCTGCGGCACGTCGTGGGTGAGTCGTTGGACCTGGCGTTGGCGCCGCTGCGGTCGGGGCGGGTCGGCGGGAGGGGGCGCGCGGGATGA
- a CDS encoding ATP-binding protein yields MNKETQPPSPRERLYRRERRSVPAARAFAREALDAWGMRERADDVVLCVSELATNALVHGVPPGRGFLLRLLPYGDGVRVEVHDSGDGVPAVPRTDVREPGEGGRGLLLVSELADKWGVAERNPGKTVWCELGGAYFPPHRRAPVT; encoded by the coding sequence GTGAACAAGGAAACTCAACCCCCGTCCCCGCGTGAACGCCTCTACCGCCGGGAACGCCGGTCGGTCCCCGCCGCGAGGGCGTTCGCGCGCGAGGCGCTCGACGCGTGGGGCATGCGCGAGCGCGCGGACGACGTGGTGCTGTGCGTCAGCGAACTGGCGACCAACGCCCTGGTGCACGGCGTGCCGCCCGGCCGGGGCTTCCTGCTGCGCCTGCTGCCGTACGGCGACGGCGTCCGCGTCGAGGTGCACGACAGCGGGGACGGCGTACCGGCGGTGCCGCGGACGGACGTACGCGAGCCCGGGGAGGGCGGACGCGGACTGCTGCTGGTCTCGGAGCTGGCGGACAAGTGGGGCGTGGCGGAGCGGAATCCCGGCAAGACGGTGTGGTGCGAGCTGGGCGGCGCCTACTTCCCGCCCCACCGCCGAGCACCCGTCACCTGA
- a CDS encoding helix-turn-helix domain-containing protein gives MGTTTRRNASAMKMVGALLALYRQAAGHTQRSLGERFVIGEQQIASIEQGRRPLKPDLAEQLDELLETKGALSVALSRMPEVDLVPLWAEEYIDREREAFAISWYEGLAIPGLLQTEAYAQAVFRSRVPVYDDDSIAQLVAGRIDRQSILHRKVPPTVSFVIWEAALRDHLGGRDVYVEQVRKLREHVDVPGITLQVLPLGRTSHAGLDGPFILLETPEYQRLAYMETQRGSQLIADPDGVGILTQKYAMLRTQALNTEETRAMLDRLLGEA, from the coding sequence ATGGGCACGACGACACGGAGGAACGCCTCCGCGATGAAGATGGTGGGGGCGCTGCTCGCCCTCTACCGCCAGGCGGCCGGACACACGCAGCGGTCACTGGGCGAGAGGTTCGTCATCGGCGAGCAGCAGATCGCGTCGATCGAGCAGGGCAGGCGGCCGCTGAAGCCGGATCTCGCCGAGCAGCTCGACGAACTCCTTGAGACAAAAGGGGCGTTGTCGGTTGCGTTGAGCAGGATGCCGGAAGTGGATCTGGTTCCGTTGTGGGCGGAGGAGTACATCGACAGGGAGCGGGAGGCCTTCGCGATCTCGTGGTATGAGGGTTTGGCCATTCCCGGTCTGCTGCAAACAGAGGCCTACGCCCAAGCCGTCTTCCGGAGCCGGGTACCGGTCTATGACGACGACTCGATCGCGCAGTTGGTCGCTGGTCGCATCGACCGTCAATCAATTCTTCACCGCAAAGTGCCGCCCACCGTGAGCTTCGTCATCTGGGAGGCCGCGCTGCGAGACCACTTGGGCGGACGCGACGTATACGTCGAGCAGGTTCGGAAGCTGCGGGAGCACGTCGACGTACCTGGAATCACCCTCCAGGTCCTGCCACTCGGCCGAACCTCCCACGCCGGACTCGATGGCCCGTTCATCCTGCTCGAAACACCCGAATACCAGCGGCTCGCCTACATGGAAACTCAGCGGGGCAGCCAGTTGATCGCCGATCCCGATGGGGTGGGGATCCTGACCCAGAAGTATGCGATGCTGCGAACGCAGGCCCTCAACACCGAGGAGACGAGGGCCATGTTGGATCGTCTTCTGGGAGAAGCATGA
- a CDS encoding DUF397 domain-containing protein: MSGTELKWFKSSYSGSEGGACVEVAIQPTTIHIRDSKTTVGDTITVEPAAWTAFLAW; this comes from the coding sequence ATGAGCGGCACCGAACTCAAGTGGTTCAAGTCCAGCTACAGCGGAAGCGAAGGCGGCGCCTGCGTAGAAGTCGCCATCCAACCCACCACCATCCACATCCGCGACTCCAAAACAACCGTCGGCGACACCATCACCGTCGAACCAGCCGCCTGGACCGCATTCCTCGCATGGTGA
- a CDS encoding carboxylesterase/lipase family protein encodes MADRKRPVVSTPYGAVRGRYEHGTAVFRGIPYAAPPFGPRRFRPPEPPEPWDGVRDAGSFGPTAPKPPYSEAFARYLSDPAIPGEDCLNLNVWTPEPGPHARLPVLVWLHGGALTRGSSAVPVYDGRTFARDGVVCVSINYRLGVEGYGLFPDAPANAGLRDQLAALEWVRESIAAFGGDPDRVTLAGQSAGAISTGALLAAPRAQGLFRRAVLQSGAPEAAERDKVRRMVRRMASRLKIPATAEAFAAADRDELLRAQAEVGRFSSPVLGGPAFGIVVDGDVLPRDPLEALVEGGAAPGVDLMMGWTRDEYRLWLVPGGLLERVDRLGAVALAGARARVHCGNEVVRGYRAVHAGAAETVGQLVTDHLLRIPMHRLADARPGSSYVYEFAWPSGLPGLGACHALELGFVFDSGDTPDSRRLAGEGAPQELADAMHGAWVRFAECGDPGWTAWDATHPVRVFGDGAPYVEYGPRDAEFDLWEADVTMRGMRSRRLVRR; translated from the coding sequence ATGGCAGACCGGAAGAGACCCGTGGTCAGTACGCCGTACGGGGCGGTGCGCGGCAGGTACGAGCACGGGACCGCCGTGTTCCGGGGTATCCCGTACGCGGCGCCCCCCTTCGGGCCCCGCCGGTTCCGGCCGCCCGAGCCGCCCGAGCCCTGGGACGGCGTACGCGACGCGGGCTCCTTCGGCCCCACGGCGCCGAAACCGCCGTACTCCGAGGCCTTCGCCCGGTACCTCTCCGACCCGGCGATCCCCGGCGAGGACTGCCTCAACCTCAACGTCTGGACCCCGGAGCCGGGCCCCCACGCCCGCCTGCCGGTCCTGGTCTGGCTGCACGGCGGCGCACTGACCAGGGGCTCGTCCGCCGTGCCCGTCTACGACGGCCGCACCTTCGCCCGGGACGGCGTGGTCTGCGTGTCGATCAACTACCGGCTGGGCGTCGAGGGCTACGGACTGTTCCCGGACGCCCCCGCCAACGCCGGCCTGCGCGACCAGCTCGCCGCCCTGGAGTGGGTGCGCGAGTCGATCGCCGCCTTCGGCGGCGACCCCGACCGGGTCACCCTCGCCGGCCAGTCCGCCGGAGCCATCAGCACCGGCGCCCTCCTCGCCGCCCCGCGGGCCCAGGGCCTCTTCCGGCGGGCCGTGCTGCAGAGCGGCGCCCCGGAGGCCGCCGAGCGCGACAAGGTGCGGCGGATGGTCCGCCGCATGGCCTCGCGCCTGAAGATCCCCGCCACCGCGGAGGCCTTCGCCGCCGCCGACCGCGACGAGCTGCTGCGCGCCCAGGCCGAGGTGGGCAGGTTCAGCAGTCCCGTACTCGGCGGACCCGCCTTCGGCATCGTCGTCGACGGGGACGTGCTTCCCCGCGATCCGCTGGAGGCGCTCGTCGAGGGCGGGGCGGCACCCGGTGTCGACCTGATGATGGGCTGGACCCGTGACGAGTACCGGCTGTGGCTGGTGCCCGGCGGTCTCCTCGAACGCGTCGACCGGCTCGGCGCCGTCGCCCTCGCCGGCGCGCGCGCCCGCGTCCACTGCGGCAACGAGGTCGTACGCGGCTACCGCGCCGTGCACGCCGGTGCCGCCGAGACCGTCGGCCAGTTGGTCACCGACCACCTGCTCCGCATCCCGATGCACCGCCTGGCCGACGCGCGGCCGGGTTCGTCCTACGTCTACGAGTTCGCCTGGCCGTCGGGCCTGCCCGGCCTCGGCGCCTGCCACGCCCTGGAACTGGGCTTCGTCTTCGACTCCGGGGACACGCCCGATTCCCGCAGGCTCGCGGGGGAGGGTGCTCCCCAGGAGCTGGCCGACGCGATGCACGGGGCGTGGGTGCGGTTCGCGGAGTGCGGGGACCCGGGCTGGACGGCGTGGGACGCCACGCATCCCGTGCGAGTGTTCGGGGACGGCGCCCCGTACGTGGAGTACGGGCCGCGTGACGCCGAGTTCGACCTGTGGGAGGCCGACGTCACCATGCGAGGAATGCGGTCCAGGCGGCTGGTTCGACGGTGA
- a CDS encoding STAS domain-containing protein, translating to MTVDPHRPSQSAPVRIAEADGQHAVLAFSGNLDAPALRVLEELLLDHRLRQPGTWTLEMSDLHHIDLACAYALLRAVTRVPEPADITVRGARPAVHRTLHHAGLDAVAAFAD from the coding sequence GTGACCGTCGACCCTCATCGCCCGAGCCAGTCCGCCCCCGTGAGGATCGCCGAGGCCGACGGGCAGCACGCCGTGCTGGCCTTCTCCGGCAACCTGGACGCTCCCGCGCTGCGCGTGCTGGAGGAGCTCCTCCTCGACCACCGCCTGCGGCAGCCCGGCACGTGGACCCTGGAGATGAGCGACCTGCACCACATCGACCTGGCCTGCGCCTACGCGCTGCTGCGGGCGGTCACCCGGGTCCCGGAGCCGGCCGACATCACCGTCCGCGGGGCCCGCCCGGCCGTGCACCGGACCCTCCACCACGCCGGCCTCGACGCCGTCGCCGCCTTCGCGGACTGA
- a CDS encoding LacI family DNA-binding transcriptional regulator — translation MGRTASASTSAGPTLAVVAREAGVSVPTASKVVNGREDVAPETRRRVTEALDRLGYVRRPRFDATHAPRLVDLIVHSLESSWSGAVLHGVEEAAYDAGLEVVVSAGLDRPRSGAGAGERPRPERGRLDRLVARGSSGVLFNLAELTAAQYAWLERHRIPFVMIDPAEEPPPGVVSVGAANWRGGVTAAEHLLSLGHERIAVIAGRRRMPGSGARVAGYRSALASAGLRHRPEYVRHAGFDRAAARRRTRELLDLPVPPTAVFVCSDVMTLGVYEALAERGLKVPDDVSVVGFDDLPEARWATPALTTVRQPLSEMAATALRLLLRMMDGDRPESTRTELSTRLVERASTAPPRTTRALGR, via the coding sequence ATGGGCCGTACGGCGAGTGCGAGCACGTCGGCCGGGCCGACGCTGGCGGTGGTGGCCCGGGAGGCGGGGGTCTCGGTGCCGACCGCGTCCAAGGTGGTCAACGGGCGTGAGGACGTGGCGCCCGAGACCCGCCGCCGCGTCACGGAGGCCCTGGACCGGCTCGGCTATGTGCGCAGACCCCGCTTCGACGCCACGCACGCGCCCCGGCTGGTCGACCTCATCGTGCACTCCCTGGAGAGCTCCTGGTCGGGCGCGGTGCTGCACGGGGTGGAGGAGGCGGCGTACGACGCGGGGCTCGAGGTCGTGGTCTCGGCCGGCCTGGACCGCCCCCGGTCCGGCGCCGGGGCCGGGGAGCGGCCGCGGCCGGAGCGCGGCCGACTGGACCGGCTGGTCGCGCGCGGTTCGTCCGGAGTGCTGTTCAACCTGGCCGAACTGACCGCCGCCCAGTACGCCTGGCTGGAGCGCCACCGCATCCCCTTCGTGATGATCGACCCGGCGGAGGAACCGCCCCCGGGCGTGGTGTCCGTGGGCGCGGCCAACTGGCGGGGCGGGGTGACGGCGGCCGAGCACCTGTTGAGCCTGGGGCACGAACGGATCGCCGTCATCGCCGGCCGGCGGCGCATGCCGGGCAGCGGCGCGCGGGTCGCCGGCTACCGCTCCGCCCTGGCCTCGGCGGGCCTGCGCCATCGCCCCGAGTACGTCCGCCACGCCGGCTTCGACCGGGCCGCGGCCCGGCGCCGCACGCGGGAGCTGCTGGACCTGCCGGTCCCGCCCACGGCCGTGTTCGTCTGCTCGGACGTGATGACCCTCGGCGTGTACGAGGCTCTGGCCGAACGGGGCCTGAAGGTGCCGGACGACGTGAGCGTGGTCGGCTTCGACGACCTGCCCGAGGCCCGCTGGGCCACCCCGGCCCTGACCACGGTGCGGCAGCCCCTCTCCGAGATGGCCGCCACCGCCCTGCGCCTGCTGCTGCGCATGATGGACGGCGACCGCCCGGAGAGCACTCGCACGGAGCTCTCGACCCGCCTGGTGGAACGCGCGAGCACGGCGCCGCCGCGCACCACCCGGGCCCTCGGCCGGTGA
- a CDS encoding transcriptional regulator encodes MSIPSGFDELIHPATRLSVVSLLAATEWADFAFVRDSLSLSDSALSKQLHTLEEAGYLEIRKEGGGRKRRTRVRLTERGRTAFEGHVAALRAIVEGAAGPTAETGTAPRRQQPSEATR; translated from the coding sequence ATGAGCATCCCCAGCGGCTTCGACGAGCTGATCCACCCCGCCACCCGGCTCTCGGTGGTCTCGCTGCTCGCCGCCACCGAGTGGGCGGACTTCGCCTTCGTCCGCGACAGCCTCTCGCTCAGCGACTCCGCGCTCTCCAAACAACTGCACACCCTGGAAGAGGCCGGATACCTGGAGATCCGCAAGGAGGGCGGCGGCCGCAAGCGGCGCACGAGGGTACGGCTGACGGAGCGTGGCCGCACCGCCTTCGAGGGGCATGTGGCGGCGCTCCGGGCGATCGTCGAGGGCGCCGCCGGGCCGACGGCGGAGACCGGGACGGCACCACGGCGGCAGCAGCCTTCGGAGGCAACCCGATGA
- a CDS encoding ABC transporter ATP-binding protein: protein MTRPASAQPVIRARDLTMAYGAVDVLRGIDLDVHRGEVFALLGPNGAGKTTTVEILEGFRQRSAGEVRVLGADPERGDDAWRGRIGLVLQAWRDHPRWRVAELVTHFATYYPDPRDPAELLALVGLTGQADRQVNRLSGGQRRRLDVALGIVGRPELLFLDEPTTGFDPEARREFHLLVERLAREEDVTVLLTTHDLVEAERLADRIAMLVGGRIRACGTPAELARRAAARAEVRWTADDGTPRRERTEDPSRLVWELHQDATGPIAGLEVRRPTLEDTYLHMVHREADGTDEGTDEGADGAVDEEAQAA from the coding sequence ATGACGCGGCCCGCATCCGCCCAGCCCGTGATCCGGGCACGCGATCTGACCATGGCGTACGGCGCCGTCGACGTTCTGCGTGGCATCGATCTGGACGTCCACCGCGGCGAGGTTTTCGCCCTGCTCGGGCCCAACGGGGCCGGGAAGACCACCACCGTCGAGATCCTGGAGGGCTTCCGGCAGCGCTCCGCCGGGGAGGTCCGCGTCCTCGGCGCGGACCCGGAGCGGGGCGACGACGCCTGGCGCGGGCGGATCGGTCTGGTCCTGCAGGCCTGGCGCGACCACCCGCGCTGGCGGGTGGCCGAGCTCGTGACGCACTTCGCGACGTACTACCCCGACCCGCGCGACCCGGCCGAACTGCTGGCCCTGGTCGGCCTCACCGGCCAGGCCGACCGGCAGGTGAACCGGCTGTCCGGCGGCCAGCGCCGGCGGCTGGACGTCGCGCTCGGCATCGTCGGCCGCCCCGAACTCCTCTTCCTGGACGAGCCGACCACCGGCTTCGACCCCGAGGCGCGGCGCGAGTTCCACCTCCTGGTCGAACGGCTGGCCCGCGAGGAAGACGTCACCGTCCTGCTCACCACGCACGACCTGGTGGAGGCCGAACGGCTCGCCGACCGCATCGCGATGCTGGTCGGCGGCCGGATCCGGGCCTGCGGCACCCCGGCGGAGCTGGCCCGCCGGGCCGCCGCCCGGGCCGAGGTCCGCTGGACGGCCGACGACGGGACGCCCCGTCGCGAACGCACCGAGGACCCCTCGCGCCTGGTCTGGGAACTCCACCAGGACGCGACCGGCCCGATCGCCGGCCTGGAGGTCCGCCGCCCGACGCTGGAGGACACCTACCTGCACATGGTGCACCGGGAGGCGGACGGCACGGACGAGGGCACGGACGAGGGCGCGGACGGGGCCGTCGACGAGGAGGCACAGGCCGCATGA
- a CDS encoding ABC transporter permease, translating into MTSKRLRAGFQRGGIELRHLLRNPKEMSGHLSNVVVALLIAAYISDDVPGTETPMAHLVLAGFAAYLLFQIGLINLPQILVTEREEGALLRLRATPGGIPAYLVAKCLLVVAVAAGTLALLLAAAALLVDGPLPRGPGDWLTLLWVTALGLLAVVPLGAAIGAVLPNPREALALIMLPTMALLLTSGAVFPLTSLPVPVQQVASVFPLKWMAQGLRSALLPDSARAAEAAGSWELPMVALVLAAWAVLGFLLAVPLLRRAARRESGSRLSARHRKAARSGALSA; encoded by the coding sequence ATGACGTCGAAGCGTCTGCGCGCCGGGTTCCAGCGCGGCGGCATCGAACTGCGGCACCTGCTGCGCAATCCCAAGGAGATGTCCGGCCATCTGAGCAACGTGGTCGTCGCTCTGCTGATCGCCGCCTACATCAGCGACGACGTGCCCGGCACCGAGACCCCGATGGCCCACCTGGTGCTGGCGGGCTTCGCCGCCTACCTGCTGTTCCAGATCGGGCTGATCAACCTCCCGCAGATACTCGTGACCGAGCGGGAGGAGGGCGCCCTGCTGCGGCTGCGCGCGACGCCCGGCGGGATACCGGCCTACCTCGTCGCCAAGTGCCTGCTGGTGGTCGCCGTGGCGGCCGGCACCCTGGCCCTGCTCCTGGCGGCCGCCGCGCTGCTGGTGGACGGGCCGCTGCCGCGCGGGCCGGGCGACTGGCTGACGCTGCTGTGGGTCACCGCGCTCGGACTGCTCGCCGTCGTGCCGCTGGGCGCGGCCATCGGCGCCGTGCTGCCCAACCCGCGCGAGGCACTGGCGTTGATCATGCTGCCCACGATGGCGCTGCTGCTGACCTCCGGAGCGGTATTCCCGCTCACCTCGCTGCCGGTGCCGGTCCAGCAGGTGGCCTCCGTCTTCCCGCTCAAGTGGATGGCGCAGGGTTTGCGTTCGGCGCTGCTGCCGGACTCCGCACGGGCCGCCGAGGCGGCGGGTTCCTGGGAGCTGCCCATGGTCGCCCTGGTACTGGCCGCCTGGGCCGTCCTCGGCTTCCTCCTCGCGGTCCCGCTCCTGCGCCGCGCCGCCCGCCGCGAGTCCGGCTCCCGCCTGTCGGCACGCCACCGCAAGGCGGCCCGGAGCGGGGCGCTGTCCGCGTAG
- a CDS encoding GNAT family N-acetyltransferase, with product MTEFGSDAWPPAPIKTERLVLREPEARDRTAFIELLASPEVHTYLGGPRPGDALEREIPGVPERWPGSFVVDLDGAMIGQILLRRATEHLRPAAAGKVDLGYLFLPRAWGFGYAAEACTAALDWFDGVLPGEPVVLATQTANVGSMRLAAKLGFTEVERFQAWDAEQWLGLRFPVAPSA from the coding sequence ATGACCGAATTCGGATCCGACGCCTGGCCGCCTGCCCCGATCAAGACTGAGCGGCTCGTGCTCCGAGAGCCCGAGGCCCGGGACCGTACGGCGTTTATCGAGCTGCTGGCGTCGCCAGAGGTGCACACCTATCTCGGCGGCCCCCGGCCGGGTGACGCGCTTGAGCGCGAGATACCCGGGGTGCCCGAGCGGTGGCCGGGGAGTTTCGTCGTTGATCTCGACGGGGCGATGATCGGCCAGATCTTGCTCAGGAGGGCAACGGAGCATCTTCGTCCGGCTGCTGCGGGGAAGGTTGATCTCGGTTACCTGTTCCTGCCACGGGCGTGGGGATTCGGGTATGCCGCCGAGGCGTGCACGGCGGCACTCGATTGGTTCGACGGCGTCCTTCCCGGCGAGCCGGTGGTGCTCGCCACCCAGACCGCCAACGTCGGCTCGATGCGCCTCGCCGCAAAGCTGGGGTTCACCGAGGTAGAGCGGTTCCAAGCCTGGGACGCCGAGCAGTGGCTCGGCTTGCGGTTCCCGGTCGCGCCGTCCGCTTGA